From Paenibacillus physcomitrellae, the proteins below share one genomic window:
- a CDS encoding TetR/AcrR family transcriptional regulator: MYTLSKRTDILKATLDLIHEEGLQSVTFSKIFKKANVGSGTVFNYFSSKEELVNEVYREARIHMGEALLKGYDGSLGLYERFKRLQLNRLEFGMQSPKEYLFIDSYSYSPYISPELRHMEDYSLEVFSSLIAEGQKQGLIRPIDLRLCHQIINGVISSILKGYFVEKYPLDEQQIQQTLEASWKAISL, encoded by the coding sequence GTGTATACATTGAGCAAGCGTACGGATATTTTGAAAGCAACCTTAGATTTGATTCATGAGGAAGGACTCCAGTCCGTCACATTTTCGAAAATTTTCAAAAAAGCCAATGTCGGCTCCGGCACGGTTTTTAATTATTTTTCCAGCAAGGAAGAGCTTGTGAACGAAGTATACCGGGAAGCCAGGATCCATATGGGAGAAGCTCTACTTAAAGGTTATGACGGCAGCCTCGGTTTGTACGAAAGATTCAAACGCCTTCAGCTGAACCGGCTGGAATTCGGCATGCAGTCTCCCAAGGAATATCTGTTTATCGACAGCTACTCTTATTCCCCTTATATTTCTCCCGAGCTGCGCCATATGGAGGATTATTCGCTGGAGGTATTCTCTTCGCTTATCGCTGAGGGCCAGAAACAGGGGCTGATCAGACCGATCGACCTTCGTCTTTGCCACCAAATCATCAACGGCGTTATCTCCTCCATCCTGAAAGGTTATTTTGTAGAGAAATATCCGCTTGATGAACAGCAGATTCAGCAGACTCTTGAAGCTTCCTGGAAAGCAATCTCACTATAG
- a CDS encoding oxidoreductase: protein MSKVWFVTGSSRGLGRALAEEVLKQGHKLFATARRPEQLNELVQRYPGQVETFALDVTNKEQVKSAVQKAVDVFGRIDVLVNNAGYGNIASIEEITDEDLRAQIETNLFGVINVTQTALPVLRKQREGHILQLSSIGGRIGSPGLGAYQTAKWAVEGFSEVLAGEIKHLGIKVTIIEPSGFRTDWAGSSMSYQEPMDDYKETVGKMHELVRQGSGKQDGDPVRAAKAMITIVGEDNPPLRLLLGKGAVQMAKQVDQAKLAETEKWEALSISADFPE, encoded by the coding sequence ATGAGTAAAGTTTGGTTCGTTACAGGAAGTTCGCGCGGACTCGGCCGTGCCTTGGCAGAAGAAGTCCTTAAACAAGGACATAAGCTGTTTGCAACCGCACGCAGACCCGAGCAGCTTAATGAATTGGTGCAGCGATATCCGGGGCAGGTGGAAACGTTCGCTCTTGATGTAACCAACAAAGAACAAGTTAAATCTGCCGTGCAGAAGGCTGTAGACGTTTTTGGACGAATCGATGTCCTGGTCAACAATGCGGGGTATGGCAACATCGCATCTATTGAGGAAATCACCGATGAGGACTTGAGGGCCCAAATCGAAACCAATCTGTTTGGCGTTATTAACGTTACCCAGACCGCCCTGCCTGTTCTGCGCAAACAGCGGGAAGGTCATATCCTTCAGCTTTCTTCGATTGGGGGCCGGATCGGTTCACCGGGTCTTGGAGCTTACCAGACGGCCAAGTGGGCTGTCGAAGGTTTCTCGGAAGTGCTGGCCGGGGAAATCAAACACTTGGGCATTAAAGTGACCATCATCGAACCAAGCGGGTTCCGGACAGACTGGGCCGGGTCTTCGATGAGTTATCAGGAGCCTATGGACGACTACAAGGAAACGGTAGGAAAAATGCACGAGTTGGTTCGTCAAGGCTCCGGCAAACAAGACGGCGATCCGGTTCGTGCCGCAAAGGCTATGATCACAATCGTAGGCGAAGACAACCCGCCGCTGCGGCTCCTTTTAGGGAAAGGGGCCGTACAAATGGCCAAACAGGTGGATCAAGCCAAGCTCGCTGAAACCGAAAAATGGGAAGCGCTGAGTATTTCCGCTGACTTTCCTGAGTAA
- a CDS encoding CheR family methyltransferase → MLENDNVTTAQQQDPDYSGFIQSVKQSTGIDLALYKEAQMKRRLTTLRNKNGYSTFDAFFKAMSVEKKLFYEFLDRMTINVSEFWRNPNRWEVLRDLVLPELLKKNNRLKIWSAACSTGEEPYTIAMILSDLGLLGTSSLTATDIDEGALQKAAEGLYVDRSIKDVPPDVAARYFTQEGLMLRVSDQLKRAVTFKKQNLLLDSFETNHDLIVCRNVMIYFTEEAKHDLYHKFSAALRPGGMLFVGSTEQIFSPGRYGLEAAETFFYRKL, encoded by the coding sequence ATGCTGGAGAACGACAATGTAACAACAGCGCAGCAACAAGATCCTGATTATTCGGGATTTATTCAGAGCGTAAAGCAGAGCACGGGGATAGATCTGGCTCTGTACAAAGAAGCGCAGATGAAGCGGCGGTTAACGACGCTGCGGAATAAAAATGGTTACTCCACGTTTGATGCCTTTTTTAAAGCCATGTCCGTGGAGAAGAAGCTGTTTTACGAGTTTCTGGACCGAATGACGATCAACGTGTCCGAATTCTGGCGCAATCCCAACCGTTGGGAAGTGCTGCGCGACCTGGTGCTTCCGGAGCTGCTAAAGAAGAACAATCGGCTGAAGATTTGGAGCGCAGCGTGCTCAACCGGGGAAGAGCCTTATACGATTGCGATGATTCTCTCCGATCTGGGGCTGCTTGGAACGTCAAGCCTGACGGCTACGGATATTGATGAAGGTGCTCTGCAAAAGGCTGCGGAAGGCCTTTATGTGGATCGTTCGATCAAAGACGTGCCTCCTGACGTGGCTGCGCGTTATTTTACCCAAGAGGGCCTTATGCTCAGGGTAAGCGACCAGCTTAAACGAGCTGTAACGTTCAAGAAGCAGAATCTGCTGCTTGATTCGTTTGAAACCAATCATGATTTGATCGTTTGCCGCAATGTCATGATCTATTTTACAGAAGAAGCGAAACATGATCTTTATCATAAATTTTCGGCGGCGCTGCGGCCCGGGGGAATGCTGTTCGTCGGAAGCACGGAGCAGATTTTCTCTCCTGGAAGGTATGGCTTAGAGGCGGCCGAAACCTTCTTCTACCGCAAGTTGTAA
- the ndk gene encoding nucleoside-diphosphate kinase, translated as MERTFMMVKPDGVQRGLIGRIVSRLEDKGFKLIAGKFMQISEAQAKRHYAEHEGKAFFDDLVGFITSGPVFAMVWEGDDIVTLSRMLMGKTQVTEALPGTIRGDFAAHTPFNLIHGSDSPESAAREIANFFDEKELLTYNKSILDWI; from the coding sequence ATGGAACGGACGTTTATGATGGTCAAACCAGATGGAGTGCAGCGTGGTCTTATCGGCCGGATTGTCAGCCGTTTGGAAGACAAGGGGTTCAAATTGATTGCCGGAAAGTTTATGCAAATTTCCGAAGCGCAAGCGAAACGCCATTATGCCGAACATGAAGGGAAAGCCTTTTTTGATGATCTCGTTGGATTTATTACATCCGGACCCGTGTTCGCTATGGTTTGGGAAGGCGACGATATCGTGACCCTTTCCCGAATGCTGATGGGCAAAACTCAAGTAACGGAAGCACTTCCGGGGACGATCCGCGGAGATTTTGCGGCCCATACGCCATTTAATCTGATTCACGGCTCGGACAGCCCGGAAAGCGCTGCGCGTGAAATCGCAAATTTCTTTGATGAGAAGGAACTGCTTACTTATAATAAATCTATTCTTGACTGGATTTGA